Part of the Pyricularia oryzae 70-15 chromosome 3, whole genome shotgun sequence genome, GTCAAGGTGCAAGCAGGGACCATTGTTTGACGATATGACGACAATATCCAATGAGAAGAAAAGGGCCCAGTTCATTCCTCGGGCGGGAGCTAACAAGCGGTCTTGATGGTTTTTGAACTGGATGATCTTTACTGAACTGTAGGCTGGTTGTCGACCTTgtgttcgtttttttttcttcatcttTTTCACCCTTCAAGACAACGGGTCTAATCCGCAAGCATCGAGGCTTTCCCTAGGGTTATGCGCATGGGGTCGCGTCCAACATCATCCAGAGTGCGCCGCTCCCCGTCAGTGAAATGCTGCTCAGGAGATTGCAGATCCAACTTCTGGGGTTGCTGGTTGCAGCGacgttggcggcggcgacgactgTGGGGAACATCACCACCGTGACCAAGATACCAAAGTGTGCGGTATGTCAAACCTCAgctgttgttttctttcacTTGCCTCGCCaggaaaagtaaaaaaaaagcacccgGCATCTCATGGCTCAATTGCGCTGACAGCAGCACCGAACCCACCATCACGTTCAGCTCCGATGTCTGGTGGAGGAACTTCCCGCCTCAACCTGTCCCAGCACCACCCTGGACAAACACTGCATCTGCAAGAACCACGACCTCAGAAGGGCGGTTTATGACTGCCTCACACTCAAGTGTTCCGTGAGAGACAACTTTGCAGCCATCAACATCACCGCAACGGCATGCGGGGTCGAGCCAGTCTCGACAGTGGACATATCCATCGAGTTCTATGCCACATTCACCACACTGACCGTCATATTCATATCCGCCAGGATGGCCACCAAGATTGCAGGAATCTCAACTTGGTGGTGGGATGATACCACCATCGTAATCGTATTCGTGAGGTCCCAAACCAACGCACTGTATTCTGGGCttgcaacttttttttccttgcttGCGAGAATCTGTCTGGCTAACTAGTCGCTGATGTAGATTATCCACATGGCAACCAGTCTTGCCGGTACGTGGTTACATGCCGCCTTGTGACTTGTtgactagacctagaacttGATGAATTTGGCACCCATTCAGAACACTGACTGACTGCATACCCAGGAATGCTGTGGGGCATGACCGGGACCGATATATGGGCGCTTTCCCCCGCGCAAATCAACAGGTTTCTCTTCGTAAGTGCTTGAGGCGCACCTTCCCAACAGTCCTGCAGCAAGGGTCAAATCTTAACGCGGCAGCAATTACGAAAAATCCTCGCAGATCTCCTTCATCTATGGCGTCCGCTACTTTGTCAACATGGCCCTGATCAAAGCATCCATCCTGTTCGGTCTGCTGCGCGTCTTCCCCAACAAGAATTTCCGCCGCGTCCTGTGGGGGACGCAGATTttcaacctcttcttcacGCTCGCCATGCTTGGTGCTTGGTTTGGACAGTGTCAGCCCATGAGCTTCTACTGGCTGGGGTGGGACGGGGAACACGAAGGGTCCTGCGTCGACAAGAAGGCCGTGGCTCTGGCGCATGCCGGGATCCACCTCAGCCTCGACGTCTGGATACTGGTTCTTCCCATCAACCAAATCGCTGCCCTGAAcctcgagaagaagaagaaggtggGCGCCGTGCTCATGTTTGGCGTGGGCATATTGTGAGTAGAGAGCTGTTTGAAGCCTTTTGAAACGAGGACTCCTTTTCGCGGGTTATACCGTCGTCAATGGGCATTGAATgtggacaaaaaaagaagaaaaaacaaaagatgcTAACAATGCCCTCGTGACCCACATAGTTTGACGATTGTGTGCGCGCTACGAATCAACGCACTCGTGGATGGGACTCGACCCCGAAGTATCAGCAGTATGTGCCCCCCTCAACACCCTCACAGGCTGCAACAGCTACATGTCCAACATGTCCACTCTTCTGACAACCTTTGCCTGGAATGTTCCTTGCACCAACCACAGCCCGAGGCTTCTGGACTGCGTTATGGTCCAACATTGAGAACAGCGTCGGGATCATGGTGGCGTGCATGCCGGCGATGCGCATCCTCTTCACGCAGCTCATCATACCCAAGATACGGGAGAGCATGGGAGAACGTCGGCACTCGGTGGCACCATCTACAGCACACAGCAAGGCGGGAACGACCAGCACCTGCAACACGAGACCGAACACTTACTCGCACCACTCCAGAGGCAGAAGCCTGCAGCAGGTGCTGAACATATCGGATATAGAGTTGATTGGGGAGAGGCAGGACGAGAGGGAACGAGATGTGGAGTTGGGAGATATGGGGGATCTTGGACTGGGAGTTCCGGGGAAGAAGGAGTCGCCTGCCACGGTTGTGGCGCAGGAGCGTCCACTCTGAGCGTAATATCAAAATTTTAAATGTTTAATAGACgtttgcaaacaaagaaagCACCACGTTCTCCTCAGTCCTTTGCATTTGTACGACTAgatctagacctagactacTGTAATACCGCGGAGCATTTGGGAAGCACAATCTGTGCATTCAACCCACCAACCACCATACCGGAAATAAGGCGATCGTCACCTGTCGGCAGTGAAACCAGCCACGCATGCTGCTTCGGTTCCAGCGGAATAAATCAGCCAGAAAAACTTCCACCAGTTGAAGCTGCAGCGGCAACTCTGGGGTAAAAGGGGAACTGCTACATTAGGTGAAGGGGGGGTTGAATAATGCGTGTTGGAGAATCCCTGTCCAGGcaaacgaacagcccccatcGCTTGGTTATTTTGCCCTCTGGCTGAAGACACTGTCTCCGGATTTCCCTTTTAGCACAACCATGTTCCCTCGAGAGAACACTCAAGGCAGCAATTCTATAGATATGTCTTGCTTTCCGCTCTCTTTCTTCCATCCGCACTGGAGGTAGAGGCGGTTTACACGAGAAAGGCCCCTTTCCAACTCTTCCTACGCAACCCCCCAAAAACGGCAACAACTACAGCCGCTTCTTCCCCAGCTTGCCCAAGCCCCAGCCCCCGATCTCGACCATGAAGCTCGCGCACCGCACCCTCTCGCTCGCCGCCTGGGCCAGCACGACCCTCAACgcctcccccgtcgccgccgcgcccCCGAACCCAGCCTCCTGCTACGCGACCTGGGGCCTGGAGGGCTTCGCGCACACGAACCCGCTGGGACGCACGACGGGGGGCGGGTCGGGCCCGACGGTGACGGTGACGACGGCCGCGGCGCTGCAGTCGGCGGTGGCGGGGACGGAGCCGCgcgtcgtggtggtgcagGGCCGCATCGTGCTGCCGTCGCGCCTCAAGGTCGGGTCCAACAAGTCGGTCGTGGGCCACGCGGACGCGTCGGCGCACATCACGGGCGCCGGGCTCGACGTCTACAATGGCGACAACGTCGTGCTGCAGAACCTCCGCATCTCGTTTGTGCTGGACAACGACTCCATCACCATTCGGAACTCGACCAGGGTCTGGGTGGACCACAACGAGTTTGAGAGTGATTTGGACGGCGGGCCGGATAAATATGCAAGTCTTTCGGTGCCGAGAGAGAGATGGGGAAAAACAAAGGTCCAAATGCCGAAGTAATCAACATCGCTAACCCCCTCCACAACAGGACGGCCAAATCGACATAATCCGCGCCTCGGACTGGATAACCGTGTCGTGGAACTACCTGCACGACCACTGGAAGTCGTCGCTGGTCGGCAACGACGCCACCTTTCGCGACCTCGACTCGGGCCACCTGCACGTCACGTACCACCACAACCACTGGCGCAACTCGGGCACGCGCGGCCCCGCCGGCCGCTTCGGCCACCAGCACGTCTACAACAACCTGTACGAGGACTTTCGCTACCAGGCCATCCACTCGCGCAGCGACAACCAGGTCCTGGTCGAGGGCAACGTCTTCAGGGGCGACCTGATGGGCGAGGCTCTGAGCACCTACGGGCTCGTCATACCCATGGACAGCCCCAACACGTGCGAGTGTGGCGACGAGGAGCTTGATGGGTTTGCCAACTTGGGAGCGGGTGAGTTTTTGTTATGTTTGTTGTGGTTTGAGTATGCttgcaaaaggaaaagaaaacggcATGGCTAACGCAACTCTGTCCGCGATCCAGCCAACGACTGGGGCAAAGGAACCGTCAACATCACCCAGGTTGGCAACTTTACCAAGGCACCCTACGAGTACAAGCTGACGCCCCTGGAGCTGGTCGAAAAGGTGGTGAAGAGTGGTGCTGGTATCGGGAAAATCTGAGAGGATGGGGCGTCTGGTTTACGAAATTCCTTGATTGGCCTCCCTTGGAAAGGTATACGAGACCACCAAAGGATGCAGCGTGAAGGTGATTGAACAAATAATCTCAAGTAGTTTGAGCGGCGTGAAGGCCAAGGAAGGGAAATTTGGAGATCCGGTTGGAATGGTGGGGCAAATGATGATGCAGACATTGTCATGCTTTGTATACTACACTTCAATCTACAACATACTAATCCTCTGCGGCGACCGACGGCTCGCCTTGTCGAACCTGAATCCTTGAACTTGATGCAGAACCTCCATCAAGCTGACCTTGTCCCTAAAGTTTACTCTTTGTGCATTTGTACCGGTTTATGTATATGACATATATAACAACCAGGCGatccaaaacaaacaaatgtTATCCAAGAATGACAAACAATGCTTGGTCAAGAGGAAGAAACCCGACTCCCAGACAAtctagaaggaaaaaaaagtccgccATAACCAAACCATGCTCAACCAAATAACACAAAAGCCGCCCCTCACCTCACAATCCTCTCTGCAACCACAACCCTCCCCTTCTCCAACTCGATCCTAAAGTCAGCATCCTTGACCGCCTCGGCCCGGTGCGCAATGGCAATGACTGTGCTCTGCCGCAGCTCCTCGCGCAGCACCTCCTGGATCCGAAATGCCGTGTCAAAGTCGATGCTCGCCGTGGCCTCGTCGAGGATAACGATCGGGGACCGGCGCAGCACCGCCCGCGCGATCCCCACCAGCTGCCGTTGGCCCTGGCTGAGgttcttgccgccgccgtcgacgcgCGTCCCCAGGTGGAACTGCTGCTTGCTCGGCGTCGCGGTGCCCGAGGAGGATGCCGTTGcgtcctgctgctgctgctctgaTGGCGTGGTACTGGTCGAAAAGGACCCCGCAGTCGACGACGGGCCCATCACTCTCGCCAGGACGGTCGCGCACTCGGCATCGTCGTACTCGCGCAGCGGGTCCAGGTTCTCCCGCAGCGTGCCTGGGAAGAGCACCGGGTCTTGCGCCACGAATGAGATGCGCTTCCGTAGTGTGTGTTTATCCGTCCTTCCGATGTCGACGTCGCCGATCCAGACGCTGCCGCCCGAGCTGTCGAGTGTCGGAACGAGTAGTGGGGTCTCCTCGTTGCTTTCGCCCACTTGCTCCTGGTGCAGCTGAGCTAGCACCGAGTCGGGGAGGATGGTGCCCAGAAGGGCCAGCGCAAGCGTGCTCTTGCCGGATCCGGTGCGACCTGTCACAGCGACGGTGGATCCTGCGGGGATGCGGAATGACACACCCCTCAAACTGGGCTCGAGGCGTGGTGCGTATCGGAATGTGGCATTGTCAAAGACGATATCGTCGCTCGCCGCCGGCCATGTGCTACCATGTGCCGTGATCGGCTTGTCGAACTGCGGCTCCGTCTCGAGGTCAAGTAGCTCAATGACCCTCTCGACCGAGACAAACATCATCTGCAGCTCACCATACTTGCGGCACAGAAGGTGTGTGGTGTCAACAAATGTGGCAGCCGCCGCAAGAACGAACGCCACTGCGCCAGATGACAGGCCCGAGGTCATGGCGGTGATGGTCAAAACAAATGTGGAGAGCGCCGAGAGCGTATCGAAGCGGTAGGTCAGCCACGATTGCAGAGACCAATAAAAGTGGTCCATCTGCTGAAATGCGTCCGTCGTAACAATGATTCGGTGTTCAAAGTGCGGCTGTGCACGAAAGGCGCGGACAGTGGTGAGACCCTCGAGCAGGGTGCCAAAGTTGGACATGAGTGGTGACAGCGAGACCATCTCGAGGCGACGAAGGGACTGCGAGAGAGGCAAGAACCTGCTAAAGATGTAAACAAACAGCAAAGTCATTGCCAAGGCCAGGCCCAGGAAGATGGGTGTGGTGGTGGCTATCACGGCGACCGAAGAAAACCAGGCCACCATGTGAAAGGCAACCATGTACAGCTGCCCCGCGATCTGGCCATCAATAGTGCCAATGTCCGAAGTCAGCCGGTTCATAAGCCTTCCAACGGGGGTCACGTCGTAAAATCGAAAGGTGGCGGCTGACACACGCCACATCACGTCTTGGAAGAGTCTCTTGCCGGCCGCATAGACGATAGCAACCAAGGTAAGATCAGACATGAGCTGGGCAAGGAACTGTGCAATGCTGAGCATGAAAAACCAGAAGAGCCATGGAGTGACGTCCTCTTCGGGTGCCGGAAGTCCAAAGTCAAAATCAATCCATCCGCTCCTGTCGGATACCTGCGCCATTGACAGACCCTGAGCATTCAAGGAAGTGTGGGCCATGATGGATGCCATGCTTCGACTCGGCTCGACTGGGTCCTGTTTGTAAGCCTCGCCCCAAACCTTGAGGAAGTAGAAGTACAGCAGATTAAACAGCCTGTAAATGATGAATGTGAGAATGAGCAGCGCCCAGAGCCACAACTTGCCGGCCTTGACATAACGCCAGTACACAGAAGCCATGACTCCGCCGTGGGCGCGCCGCTCGACTTCGATGAACTTGTCCGGAATCGCCACACTGGCATTGTCATGAGCCTCGGCCGTTTCGGTAGcagcctcctcggcctgaGTCTCTTGCACCGCCGCCACGCGCCGATGGAACGACGTGTCCCGTTCCAGCTCTTCGGGCTGGTGCAACTCCAGCGACGAGGGCCTGTCGGCAAATACCTCGTACATCTGGTCTGCCCAAGGCTTGAGGAGGTCGACACGATGCGTGACAAATACCACCGTGCGGCCCTCGCACAGCCCGCCCGGGGAGAAGAGCTTCCTGACGACAAACTCGGCAGTGTGATGGTCCAGCGCTGCGATCGGGTCGTCGAGAAGCAGGATCCTAGCTTTACTGTACACCGCCCTGGCGAGAGCAACCCTGGCCTTTTGACCACCAGACAAGCCTACGCCGTTCTCGCCTACCATGGAAAGGTCGCCGCCCTCGAATTCCTTGAGGTCGGGGAGGAGTGCACAGGCGTCGAGCGTGCGTCGATAGCGCCGTTCGTCGAACCCTCCCGAGAACAAGATGTTCTCCCGGATGCTCATGCTCTGCAGCCACGGCGTCTGCGCGCAGTATGCCTTCATCTCTTCGGGAACGTTGCGCTCGCCGCTGTACTGGTCAAGCTCGCCCAGTATCGCCTGCAGGAGGGCCGACTTGCCAGCACCAACCTTGCCACACACCACGGTGAGTCCCGGACCGGCCGACAAGTTGACATCGCGCAACACTGGGTTTTCGGCCGTCTGGCCTGGCCATGAAAAGTCGGCACCCTTGATCTCGAGCTCCTGCTTGCCGTAGGGCTTGTCACTGTCGTAGTTTGCATCTTCCTTGTCCGGTTCTGCCATAAAGCTCTCGATTCTTCCCATTGCAATGCTGGCGTTTAACAGAACCATCACTAGGTTGGGGAGGTCTTGAAGGCTGGTGTTGAGCATCGTGAACAGGTTAAGTGCGGGAAAGGCGACGTCCACCGATAGAGTATTGCCACCAATGACCGTGTATGCATAAAAGGCCGCTACTGGGAACGCGAAAGCTGCCAGTTGATTAAGCGCCCCAAGGGCCTTCTGGAGCAGGTTGCTGACGACGCGGTAGCGCAGCTCCGTTGCTCGCGTCTCGAAGATCTGTCCCAGCCAGCGATCCTGCCAATCGTACCATCTGAGGTGTCGGATCGTCTCGACGAACTGACTCGTTATCTGCAGTTTGAGATCCGTGACGGCCCTGCGAGCTCTCTCCCACTTCAGCAGCACCTTGATGACAAAGACGTTGAGCACCTGCGCGAAGAGAAGGACGAGAATGCCCAGCAGACTGGACGGGCCGAGGATGTTCCAGATTAGGGCGAGACTGAGAACAAAGTTCATTGGCTTGGTGAAAAGCCCGGGGAACTCCCAGAAGCGCTGGGCGACCTCGTAAACGTCGTTGCGCATCAGGTTGAGAATTTTGCCCATGGAAGCCGGAGCGCCGGGTTTCTCCTGGTGTTTCGTGTCCTTGCCCTCTCCATCCTCATTGTCTTCGTCGATGCCTGGGAACGTAAAGGCCTTGCGGCGAATCGTCTTTTCGTAGATCATGGTGATCATCTCGCCGCGCGAGCGCTCGTAGCACCTGCGGCTGAACCATAATGAGAAGACGGCAGACTGAGCCGCGATGAGCCTTACCAGTAGTGCAAGGGCTGCGTATGCGACAGCCACGCGGAGGTTCTGCGCCCCGAGGGCGGAGAGGAGTTGCTTGAGAAGCACGACCTGGGTGAGGGCGCATGCAGATTCGAGTATGCCGAGCGACGACGTGATGAGAAGGTCCGGGGCATTTGCGACTAGAATGCGACCAATGACGGTGCCTTTGATCTCGCGAAAGAGAGTATGCAGACGCTTGTGttggaactcgaagggaagGCGCCACACATCCTCTGGGTGGACCTGGCGGTTGTAGCCAAGCTGTATGAGATTGCCCATCCAGCTGATAGTCATCCACTGCCATACGGAGAAGTTGTCCTCGGGGCTGCGAAGCTTTTCCGTAGGCGCCACGTCGTCCTTTCCTGCCACCTCTTCTGTGCCAGCGGCGTATGGGTTGCGCAGAGGCATGACTAGGACGATGCCAACCGAGACCAGGGGAAAGAGAACTGTCAGCAAGAATAGTAGCAGGGCAGTCGATGATGATGTCGTCAACGTAGGTACGCCGATCAGAAGGGCGAGCTGAGTGACGAGAAGACCGGCGTTGATCAAGAAGACTGCACCCGGTGTCGTTTGGGGGCGGTCGATTGCGATGATTGCTGCCGTCAAAAACGATGGAATGATCGGCATCAGATAGGGAAAGCTGAAATCGAACAAGCCAGCGACGAGGGCGCTGGCGATAGCGCTGGCGATGGAGATGGCGAAGAGCGACTTGGTGTAGACGGTCCAAGTCTTATGCGTAGGCTTTGCATCGAAAGCCCCGTCTTCTCCGGCCGCTGCGACCGCGGCATAGCTGCGGTGGTGGCCATTGCTCCGGGTCCGGTCCGGGGCTGTTTTGGAGACGTTTGGTTCATTTGCAAAAGCGCGCAGCCAGGCCGGTCGCCGAGCCCAGAGCGGATACAAGCCGTAGCGGCAAAAGACGACGACCACGGCCAGCAGCAACGGCACGTGCGTGATTGGTCCGATGCACTGGTCGCCAAATGTAGCTTCTTCGGGTATCTGGGTTTGGTCAGTTAGATCGCGTCTCTGCGGTTCGCGGGCAAGCAAAGCTCTGATTGAGAGATCAAACGTCGCGACGTCAATTGGAAACGGATCAATCAATTAGAGATACATCCATTGGCCTGTATGTTTGCCTGGCGGCTTCACCATGAAGCGATTGTACAGGCCATGCTATACTGGTGATGGATAATTGCTGCGCGTACCCGTGCAGGAGAATTGAGCAAGAGGAGAAAGAGGGGCGCTGAGGGGAGATGGAGCTGGGGTTGGGGTAAGCAGAACGAGCAAAATGACCGAGTTCACAACTTACCCAGACCCTTTCGCAACAAGAATAACAGGGCGAAAGCACCCGCTGCCAATCTGGCGGGAGCCTATTCATGGCAGCCATTGCGGTTTCTCGAAATAAAAGAAACCTCCTTTTGCGCAGCCCTTCGGCGGGAACTTGGACAGATGTTGGTCAAAAAGTTGGCGACTTGGTTGGCGACTTGGTTTGACTCGCCTCTTCGGTTTAAGAAGCCGAGTCCGGCTGTGTTTAGGCCGAGAGACCCTGTTGCCCTTTGATTGCTGGGTTCGGTGGGCCGTGGAGGCAAAGATGCGGACGCTAACCCCACGTTTAAGCTCCGTTTCGCCCCCAGCCCTCTTATTTTTCACTTTTGAGTTTCTTCAATTTTgataaaaacgaaaaaaaaaaaagaaaaaaaaaacgtaaatgaaggagaaaaaaaaagaattgtcATATGAAAGCCAGTTCCATTTCAGCCCAGCTTTGCA contains:
- a CDS encoding multidrug resistance-associated protein 6 produces the protein MAAMNRLPPDWQRVLSPCYSCCERVWIPEEATFGDQCIGPITHVPLLLAVVVVFCRYGLYPLWARRPAWLRAFANEPNVSKTAPDRTRSNGHHRSYAAVAAAGEDGAFDAKPTHKTWTVYTKSLFAISIASAIASALVAGLFDFSFPYLMPIIPSFLTAAIIAIDRPQTTPGAVFLINAGLLVTQLALLIGVPTLTTSSSTALLLFLLTVLFPLVSVGIVLVMPLRNPYAAGTEEVAGKDDVAPTEKLRSPEDNFSVWQWMTISWMGNLIQLGYNRQVHPEDVWRLPFEFQHKRLHTLFREIKGTVIGRILVANAPDLLITSSLGILESACALTQVVLLKQLLSALGAQNLRVAVAYAALALLVRLIAAQSAVFSLWFSRRCYERSRGEMITMIYEKTIRRKAFTFPGIDEDNEDGEGKDTKHQEKPGAPASMGKILNLMRNDVYEVAQRFWEFPGLFTKPMNFVLSLALIWNILGPSSLLGILVLLFAQVLNVFVIKVLLKWERARRAVTDLKLQITSQFVETIRHLRWYDWQDRWLGQIFETRATELRYRVVSNLLQKALGALNQLAAFAFPVAAFYAYTVIGGNTLSVDVAFPALNLFTMLNTSLQDLPNLVMVLLNASIAMGRIESFMAEPDKEDANYDSDKPYGKQELEIKGADFSWPGQTAENPVLRDVNLSAGPGLTVVCGKVGAGKSALLQAILGELDQYSGERNVPEEMKAYCAQTPWLQSMSIRENILFSGGFDERRYRRTLDACALLPDLKEFEGGDLSMVGENGVGLSGGQKARVALARAVYSKARILLLDDPIAALDHHTAEFVVRKLFSPGGLCEGRTVVFVTHRVDLLKPWADQMYEVFADRPSSLELHQPEELERDTSFHRRVAAVQETQAEEAATETAEAHDNASVAIPDKFIEVERRAHGGVMASVYWRYVKAGKLWLWALLILTFIIYRLFNLLYFYFLKVWGEAYKQDPVEPSRSMASIMAHTSLNAQGLSMAQVSDRSGWIDFDFGLPAPEEDVTPWLFWFFMLSIAQFLAQLMSDLTLVAIVYAAGKRLFQDVMWRVSAATFRFYDVTPVGRLMNRLTSDIGTIDGQIAGQLYMVAFHMVAWFSSVAVIATTTPIFLGLALAMTLLFVYIFSRFLPLSQSLRRLEMVSLSPLMSNFGTLLEGLTTVRAFRAQPHFEHRIIVTTDAFQQMDHFYWSLQSWLTYRFDTLSALSTFVLTITAMTSGLSSGAVAFVLAAAATFVDTTHLLCRKYGELQMMFVSVERVIELLDLETEPQFDKPITAHGSTWPAASDDIVFDNATFRYAPRLEPSLRGVSFRIPAGSTVAVTGRTGSGKSTLALALLGTILPDSVLAQLHQEQVGESNEETPLLVPTLDSSGGSVWIGDVDIGRTDKHTLRKRISFVAQDPVLFPGTLRENLDPLREYDDAECATVLARVMGPSSTAGSFSTSTTPSEQQQQDATASSSGTATPSKQQFHLGTRVDGGGKNLSQGQRQLVGIARAVLRRSPIVILDEATASIDFDTAFRIQEVLREELRQSTVIAIAHRAEAVKDADFRIELEKGRVVVAERIVR